One region of Populus trichocarpa isolate Nisqually-1 chromosome 4, P.trichocarpa_v4.1, whole genome shotgun sequence genomic DNA includes:
- the LOC18097952 gene encoding protein HIRA isoform X1 codes for MIAEKPSWVRHEGMQIFSIDIQPGGYRFATGGGDHKVRIWNMNSVSRDLEINEPTQRLLATLRDHFGSVNCVRWAKHGRYVASGSDDQVILVHERKPGSGTTEFGSGEPPDVENWKVAMTLRGHTADVVDLNWSPDDSILASGSLDNTIHVWNMSNGICTAVLRGHSSLVKGVTWDPIGSFIASQSDDKTVIIWRTSDWSLAHRTDGHWTKSLGSTFFRRLGWSPCGHFITTTHGFQKPRHSAPVLERGEWVATFDFLGHNAPIIVVKFNHSMFRRNFANAQEVKAAQVGWTNGASKIGGKESQPYNVIAIGSQDRTITVWTTASPRPLFVAKHFFTQSVVDLSWSPDGYSLFACSLDGSVATFHFDAKELGHRLSDIELDELKRSRYGDVRGRQANLAESAAQLLLEASAKETTNKKVALDIQQSQISVKPSVDLGVIAKTSEPQVDGGKNNGGATGDGLNKVPTPAQISSPVKQREYRRADGRKRIIPEAVGVPNQPETMTGGAQSQSLDFPRVSSDHRKVENGIGSVDGGLRESSIRGTLVRSSDLKERSVVAARATVTESLVIEKVPGSAGRDGSINVEPSGSVKASSSSSSCSTPLSIRVFDKKIGEDAIPISLEACPREHVVNDIVGVGNTCMMKETEIVCTRGAETLWSDRISGKVTVLAGNANFWAVGCEDGCLQVYTKCGRRAMPTMMMGSAATFIDCDECWKLLLVTRKGSLYVWDLFSRSCLLQDSLASLITSDPNSVKGTIKVISVKLSKSGSPLVVLATRHAFLFDMSLMCWLRVADDCFPASNFAGSWNLGSIQSGELAALQVDVRKFLARKPCGSRVTDDGVQTRAHLEAQLESSLALKSPNEYRQCLLSYIRFLAREADESRLREVCESFLGPPTGMAESTSSDAKTVSWDPCVLGMRKHKLLREDILPAMASNRKVQRLLNEFMDLLSEYESAETNLEQKTPMLPTTSQQATSQMDCDPPVTEQMDTTPQAIDHTNSAQPEKDHEDPTPIITDEADCTLLANDQVDTCPMVTDQVIPDSLDRDAGS; via the exons ATGATTGCGGAGAAACCCAGTTGGGTTAGGCATGAAGGAATGCAAATTTTCTCCATTGATATTCAGCCTGGTGGCTATAGGTTTGCTACTGGTGGAGGTGACCACAAG GTTCGGATATGGAACATGAATTCTGTTAGCCGGGACCTGGAAATTAACGAACCAACACAAAGGCTGCTTGCAACTCTCCGCGACCACTTCGGGTCTGTCAATTGTGTTAGGTGGGCTAAGCATGGTCGGTATGTTGCATCAGGGTCAGATGATCAAGTTATTTTAGTTCATGAACGGAAGCCTGGTTCAGGAACCACAGAGTTTGGCAGCGGAGAACCTCCTGATGTTGAGAATTGGAAAGTTGCAATGACATTGAGAGGGCATACTGCAGATGTG GTGGATCTTAATTGGTCCCCAGATGACTCCATATTGGCTAGCGGGAGTTTGGACAACACCATCCATGTCTGGAATATGAGCAATGGCATTTGCACTGCTGTTCTCAGAGGTCACTCTAGCCTAGTTAAAGGAGTTACTTGGGATCCCATTGGCTCTTTCATAGCAAGTCAATCTGATGACAAGACGGTTATTATATGGCGGACAAGTGACTGGAGTCTGGCTCACAGAACAGATGGCCACTGGACTAAATCA CTTGGATCTACGTTTTTCAGGCGCCTAGGATGGTCCCCCTGTGGTCATTTTATAACTACGACTCATGGTTTCCAGAAGCCAAGGCATTCTGCACCTGTTCTCGAGAGAGGGGAATGGGTTGCCACATTTGATTTCCTAGGACACAATGCCCCCATTATTGTGGTGAAGTTTAACCATTCAATGTTTAGAAGGAATTTTGCCAATGCCCAGGAAGTGAAAGCTGCACAAGTTGGGTGGACTAATGGGGCCTCAAAGATTGGAGGGAAAGAATCACAGCCGTACAATGTTATTGCAATTGGGAGTCAAGATCGCACTATAACTGTATGGACTACTGCAAGTCCGCGTCCTCTTTTTGTGGCCAAGCACTTCTTTACTCAAAGTGTTGTAGATTTATCCTG GAGTCCTGATGGGTATTCACTTTTTGCATGTTCCTTGGATGGTTCAGTGGCTACTTTCCATTTTGATGCTAAAGAACTTGGACACAGGCTAAGCGATATTGAACTTGATGAGTTAAAAAGAAGTCGTTATGGTGATGTCAGAGGTCGACAGGCAAACCTAGCAGAGAGTGCTGCACAGTTATTGCTCGAAGCATCAGccaaagaaacaacaaacaaaaaagtgGCATTGGATATTCAGCAAAGTCAGATATCTGTAAAACCTTCTGTTGACTTGGGGGTCATTGCAAAGACTTCTGAGCCTCAAGTTGACGGTGGCAAGAATAATGGGGGAGCCACTGGTGATGGATTGAATAAAGTGCCAACTCCTGCCCAGATTTCTAGTCCAGTAAAACAAAGAGAATACAGACGTGCTGATGGTAGAAAGAGGATCATTCCAGAAGCTGTAGGAGTGCCTAATCAACCAGAAACAATGACTGGTGGGGCCCAGTCTCAATCTCTTGATTTCCCTCGTGTGTCATCTGATCACAGAAAGGTTGAAAATGGAATAGGTTCTGTTGATGGTGGCTTGCGAGAGAGTTCTATCAGGGGAACACTCGTCAGAAGCTCTGATTTAAAAGAGCGCTCTGTTGTCGCTGCAAGGGCTACCGTTACTGAGAGCCTTGTTATTGAGAAGGTTCCAGGTTCTGCAGGAAGGGATGGAAGCATCAATGTGGAACCGTCTGGGAGTGTGAAGGCGTCCAGTTCCTCTAGTTCTTGTAGCACCCCTCTCTCAATCAGGgtatttgataagaaaatagGAGAAGATGCCATACCAATATCCTTGGAAGCTTGTCCTAGAGAACATGTAGTAAATGACATTGTTGGGGTGGGCAATACATGTATGATGAAAGAAACAGAAATTGTTTGCACAAGAGGGGCTGAAACTCTCTGGTCTGATAGGATCTCAGGAAAAGTTACTGTTTTAGCTGGAAATGCAAACTTCTGGGCAGTTGGTTGTGAAGATGGATGCCTACAG GTTTACACAAAGTGTGGGAGACGTGCCATGCCAACCATGATGATGGGATCTGCAGCAACTTTTATTGATTGTGATGAGTGCTGGAAGTTGTTGCTGGTCACAAGGAAGGGATCTTTGTATGTATGGGATTTGTTTAGTCGTAGTTGTCTCCTTCAGGATTCTTTGGCATCTCTAATTACCTCAGACCCAAACTCTGTAAAAG GGACAATCAAAGTTATATCTGTGAAGTTATCAAAATCTGGTTCTCCTCTTGTTGTTTTGGCCACACGTCATGCCTTCCTCTTTGACATGAGTCTTATGTGTTGGCTAAGAGTGGCAGATGATTGCTTCCCTGCATCAAATTTTGCTGGCTCCTGGAACTTGGGTTCGATTCAGAGTGGTGAGCTAGCTGCATTGCAGGTGGATGTCAGGAAGTTTTTGGCCAGAAAACCATGTGGGAGCAG AGTGACGGATGATGGAGTGCAGACACGTGCTCATTTGGAGGCTCAGTTGGAATCCTCTTTAGCTTTAAAGTCCCCTAATGAATATCGCCAGTGCCTTCTATCTTACATTCGCTTCCTTGCAAG AGAAGCAGATGAATCTCGTTTACGAGAAGTCTGTGAGAGTTTTCTTGGACCTCCTACTGGGATGGCTGAATCCACATCTTCAGATGCAAAAACTGTGTCTTGGGATCCTTGTGTGCTT GGAATGAGAAAGCATAAACTCTTAAGAGAAGATATTCTTCCGGCAATGGCATCAAATAGAAAAGTCCAACGTTTGCTAAATGAGTTCATGGACCTCTTATCTGAATATGAGAGTGCAGAAACTAACCTTGAACAAAAAACTCCCATGCTACCAACTACATCTCAACAAGCAACGAGTCAAATGGATTGTGATCCACCTGTAACAGAGCAAATGGACACGACCCCACAAGCAATAGATCATACAAACTCTGCCCAGCCAGAAAAAGATCACGAGGACCCTACCCCCATTATAACTGATGAAGCTGACTGCACTCTGCTGGCAAATGATCAAGTAGATACATGCCCGATGGTAACAGATCAAGTTATTCCGGATTCTCTTGACAGAGATGCTGGTTCTTGA
- the LOC18097952 gene encoding protein HIRA isoform X2 — protein MSNGICTAVLRGHSSLVKGVTWDPIGSFIASQSDDKTVIIWRTSDWSLAHRTDGHWTKSLGSTFFRRLGWSPCGHFITTTHGFQKPRHSAPVLERGEWVATFDFLGHNAPIIVVKFNHSMFRRNFANAQEVKAAQVGWTNGASKIGGKESQPYNVIAIGSQDRTITVWTTASPRPLFVAKHFFTQSVVDLSWSPDGYSLFACSLDGSVATFHFDAKELGHRLSDIELDELKRSRYGDVRGRQANLAESAAQLLLEASAKETTNKKVALDIQQSQISVKPSVDLGVIAKTSEPQVDGGKNNGGATGDGLNKVPTPAQISSPVKQREYRRADGRKRIIPEAVGVPNQPETMTGGAQSQSLDFPRVSSDHRKVENGIGSVDGGLRESSIRGTLVRSSDLKERSVVAARATVTESLVIEKVPGSAGRDGSINVEPSGSVKASSSSSSCSTPLSIRVFDKKIGEDAIPISLEACPREHVVNDIVGVGNTCMMKETEIVCTRGAETLWSDRISGKVTVLAGNANFWAVGCEDGCLQVYTKCGRRAMPTMMMGSAATFIDCDECWKLLLVTRKGSLYVWDLFSRSCLLQDSLASLITSDPNSVKGTIKVISVKLSKSGSPLVVLATRHAFLFDMSLMCWLRVADDCFPASNFAGSWNLGSIQSGELAALQVDVRKFLARKPCGSRVTDDGVQTRAHLEAQLESSLALKSPNEYRQCLLSYIRFLAREADESRLREVCESFLGPPTGMAESTSSDAKTVSWDPCVLGMRKHKLLREDILPAMASNRKVQRLLNEFMDLLSEYESAETNLEQKTPMLPTTSQQATSQMDCDPPVTEQMDTTPQAIDHTNSAQPEKDHEDPTPIITDEADCTLLANDQVDTCPMVTDQVIPDSLDRDAGS, from the exons ATGAGCAATGGCATTTGCACTGCTGTTCTCAGAGGTCACTCTAGCCTAGTTAAAGGAGTTACTTGGGATCCCATTGGCTCTTTCATAGCAAGTCAATCTGATGACAAGACGGTTATTATATGGCGGACAAGTGACTGGAGTCTGGCTCACAGAACAGATGGCCACTGGACTAAATCA CTTGGATCTACGTTTTTCAGGCGCCTAGGATGGTCCCCCTGTGGTCATTTTATAACTACGACTCATGGTTTCCAGAAGCCAAGGCATTCTGCACCTGTTCTCGAGAGAGGGGAATGGGTTGCCACATTTGATTTCCTAGGACACAATGCCCCCATTATTGTGGTGAAGTTTAACCATTCAATGTTTAGAAGGAATTTTGCCAATGCCCAGGAAGTGAAAGCTGCACAAGTTGGGTGGACTAATGGGGCCTCAAAGATTGGAGGGAAAGAATCACAGCCGTACAATGTTATTGCAATTGGGAGTCAAGATCGCACTATAACTGTATGGACTACTGCAAGTCCGCGTCCTCTTTTTGTGGCCAAGCACTTCTTTACTCAAAGTGTTGTAGATTTATCCTG GAGTCCTGATGGGTATTCACTTTTTGCATGTTCCTTGGATGGTTCAGTGGCTACTTTCCATTTTGATGCTAAAGAACTTGGACACAGGCTAAGCGATATTGAACTTGATGAGTTAAAAAGAAGTCGTTATGGTGATGTCAGAGGTCGACAGGCAAACCTAGCAGAGAGTGCTGCACAGTTATTGCTCGAAGCATCAGccaaagaaacaacaaacaaaaaagtgGCATTGGATATTCAGCAAAGTCAGATATCTGTAAAACCTTCTGTTGACTTGGGGGTCATTGCAAAGACTTCTGAGCCTCAAGTTGACGGTGGCAAGAATAATGGGGGAGCCACTGGTGATGGATTGAATAAAGTGCCAACTCCTGCCCAGATTTCTAGTCCAGTAAAACAAAGAGAATACAGACGTGCTGATGGTAGAAAGAGGATCATTCCAGAAGCTGTAGGAGTGCCTAATCAACCAGAAACAATGACTGGTGGGGCCCAGTCTCAATCTCTTGATTTCCCTCGTGTGTCATCTGATCACAGAAAGGTTGAAAATGGAATAGGTTCTGTTGATGGTGGCTTGCGAGAGAGTTCTATCAGGGGAACACTCGTCAGAAGCTCTGATTTAAAAGAGCGCTCTGTTGTCGCTGCAAGGGCTACCGTTACTGAGAGCCTTGTTATTGAGAAGGTTCCAGGTTCTGCAGGAAGGGATGGAAGCATCAATGTGGAACCGTCTGGGAGTGTGAAGGCGTCCAGTTCCTCTAGTTCTTGTAGCACCCCTCTCTCAATCAGGgtatttgataagaaaatagGAGAAGATGCCATACCAATATCCTTGGAAGCTTGTCCTAGAGAACATGTAGTAAATGACATTGTTGGGGTGGGCAATACATGTATGATGAAAGAAACAGAAATTGTTTGCACAAGAGGGGCTGAAACTCTCTGGTCTGATAGGATCTCAGGAAAAGTTACTGTTTTAGCTGGAAATGCAAACTTCTGGGCAGTTGGTTGTGAAGATGGATGCCTACAG GTTTACACAAAGTGTGGGAGACGTGCCATGCCAACCATGATGATGGGATCTGCAGCAACTTTTATTGATTGTGATGAGTGCTGGAAGTTGTTGCTGGTCACAAGGAAGGGATCTTTGTATGTATGGGATTTGTTTAGTCGTAGTTGTCTCCTTCAGGATTCTTTGGCATCTCTAATTACCTCAGACCCAAACTCTGTAAAAG GGACAATCAAAGTTATATCTGTGAAGTTATCAAAATCTGGTTCTCCTCTTGTTGTTTTGGCCACACGTCATGCCTTCCTCTTTGACATGAGTCTTATGTGTTGGCTAAGAGTGGCAGATGATTGCTTCCCTGCATCAAATTTTGCTGGCTCCTGGAACTTGGGTTCGATTCAGAGTGGTGAGCTAGCTGCATTGCAGGTGGATGTCAGGAAGTTTTTGGCCAGAAAACCATGTGGGAGCAG AGTGACGGATGATGGAGTGCAGACACGTGCTCATTTGGAGGCTCAGTTGGAATCCTCTTTAGCTTTAAAGTCCCCTAATGAATATCGCCAGTGCCTTCTATCTTACATTCGCTTCCTTGCAAG AGAAGCAGATGAATCTCGTTTACGAGAAGTCTGTGAGAGTTTTCTTGGACCTCCTACTGGGATGGCTGAATCCACATCTTCAGATGCAAAAACTGTGTCTTGGGATCCTTGTGTGCTT GGAATGAGAAAGCATAAACTCTTAAGAGAAGATATTCTTCCGGCAATGGCATCAAATAGAAAAGTCCAACGTTTGCTAAATGAGTTCATGGACCTCTTATCTGAATATGAGAGTGCAGAAACTAACCTTGAACAAAAAACTCCCATGCTACCAACTACATCTCAACAAGCAACGAGTCAAATGGATTGTGATCCACCTGTAACAGAGCAAATGGACACGACCCCACAAGCAATAGATCATACAAACTCTGCCCAGCCAGAAAAAGATCACGAGGACCCTACCCCCATTATAACTGATGAAGCTGACTGCACTCTGCTGGCAAATGATCAAGTAGATACATGCCCGATGGTAACAGATCAAGTTATTCCGGATTCTCTTGACAGAGATGCTGGTTCTTGA
- the LOC7470450 gene encoding pentatricopeptide repeat-containing protein At2g27610 has protein sequence MTFKTLTKPQIKQTSKTLRSRFNLQLHTHQPLLQTHSVALKPHSGSKPPNLSEAHPVFCKSPQQDLVYYNHLLFQCSRENRNRGVVDLFVGIHRSGFFIDGSTLSCVLKACSFLFDRNFGIQVHNYSLKSGFLEDVSVGTALLDMYLKNENVEEGRRAFDEMGARNVVSWTSLLTGYAQNGLNVETLKLFLRMLVEGIKPNPFTFSAVIGALTDEGMVEAGIQVHTMAIKNGFGVATFASNSLINMYFKSGMIRDARAVFDSMTDRNAVSWNSMVAGLVTNGLHLETLDVFYHMRLAGVKLTKMVFAPVIKLCGNIKELGFSRQLHCQVLKSGFEYDKNIRTTLMLAYSKCGEMDNAFKIFSVMSDEVRNVVSWTAMISGYLQNGMAEQAVNLFCQMSREGIKPNDFTYSTILTAQPGVSPFEMHAQAIKRNYVKSPSVGTALLDAYVKRGNVDEASKVFQRIEEKDIVAWSAMICGYAQIGDTEGAVRIFVQMAKEKIKPNEYTFSGIINACAAPTAGVEQGKQLHAWSIKSRFNNALCVSSALLTMYSKRGDIESAFEVFKRQRERDLVSWNSIISGYAQHGYGRKALEVFEEMQRQNLEMDGVTFIGVISACTHTGLANEGQRYFDIMVKDHHIEPRMEHYSCMVDLYGRAGMLVKAMEIINEMPFPASANVWRTLLAASCIHRNLEVGKLAADKLISLQPQNPASYVLLTNMYASVGNWKERAKVRKLMEEKKVKKVAGYSWIEVKNKTYTFLAGDVSHPLSNQIYAKLEELSCQLKGAGYQPDTSYVFQDVDEEHKEAILSQHSERLAIAFGLIGTPPGTPLQIVKNLRVCGDCHSVIKLISILEGRDIVVRDSNRFHHFKGGLCSCGDYW, from the coding sequence ATGACTTTCAAGACCCTTACAAAACCTCAGATAAAGCAGACCTCAAAAACTCTCAGATCCCGCTTCAATCTGCAACTCCACACTCACCAGCCTCTGCTACAAACCCATAGTGTTGCCTTGAAACCCCATTCAGGCTCTAAACCTCCAAATTTGTCAGAAGCACACCCCGTGTTCTGTAAAAGTCCGCAACAAGACCTTGTGTACTACAATCACTTGCTTTTTCAATGCTCTCGAGAGAACAGAAACAGAGGGGTTGTCGATCTCTTTGTGGGAATTCATCGTTcgggtttttttattgatgggtCAACTCTTTCTTGTGTTTTAAAAGCTTGTTCGTTCTTGTTTGATCGAAACTTTGGTATTCAAGTGCATAATTATAGTTTAAAGTCTGGTTTTTTGGAGGATGTTAGTGTTGGTACTGCACTTTTGGATATGTATTTGAAGAATGAGAATGTTGAAGAAGGGAGGAGAGCTTTTGATGAAATGGGGGCGAGGAATGTAGTTTCGTGGACCTCATTGCTCACAGGATATGCACAAAATGGATTGAATGTGGAGACATTGAAATTGTTTCTTCGAATGCTAGTGGAGGGGATTAAGCCAAACCCATTTACGTTTTCGGCTGTTATTGGCGCTTTGACAGATGAAGGGATGGTTGAGGCGGGAATTCAAGTTCATACAATGGCGATAAAGAATGGATTCGGGGTTGCTACGTTTGCTAGCAATTCTTTGATTAATATGTACTTTAAGTCAGGGATGATTAGAGATGCTAGAGCTGTTTTTGATAGTATGACAGATAGGAATGCTGTTAGTTGGAACAGCATGGTTGCTGGTCTGGTAACAAATGGGCTCCATTTAGAAACTTTGGATGTGTTTTACCATATGAGACTTGCGGGTGTAAAGCTCACCAAGATGGTTTTTGCCCCTGTTATTAAGCTGTGTGGTAATATTAAGGAATTGGGTTTTTCCAGGCAGCTTCATTGTCAGGTTTTAAAGAGTGGGTTTGAATATGATAAGAATATTAGGACTACACTGATGCTTGCTTACAGCAAGTGTGGGGAAATGGATAATGCTTTCAAGATATTTTCTGTGATGAGTGATGAAGTTCGAAATGTGGTGTCATGGACAGCCATGATTAGTGGGTATTTGCAGAATGGCATGGCAGAACAAGCTGTCAACCTGTTTTGCCAAATGAGTAGGGAAGGTATTAAACCAAATGATTTTACCTACTCTACTATACTTACGGCTCAACCTGGTGTTTCTCCTTTTGAGATGCACGCACAAGCCATCAAAAGAAATTACGTCAAGTCACCTTCTGTTGGAACTGCACTTTTAGATGCTTATGTCAAACGAGGGAATGTTGATGAAGCTTCAAAGGTTTTCCAAAGAATAGAGGAGAAGGACATCGTGGCATGGTCGGCAATGATTTGTGGATATGCTCAAATAGGAGACACTGAGGGTGCTGTTAGGATATTTGTACAAATGGCAAAGGAGAAGATTAAACCGAATGAGTATACCTTCTCTGGTATCATTAACGCATGTGCAGCTCCTACTGCAGGAGTAGAACAAGGGAAACAGCTCCATGCCTGGTCAATTAAATCAAGATTCAATAATGCTCTGTGTGTTAGTAGTGCTCTTCTTACCATGTATTCAAAGAGAGGGGACATTGAAAGTGCATTTGAAGTTTTCAAGAGGCAAAGGGAGAGGGATTTAGTGTCATGGAATTCTATTATCTCTGGATATGCACAACATGGCTATGGAAGGAAAGCTCTTGAAGTATTTGAGGAGATGCAGAGGCAAAACTTGGAGATGGATGGTGTAACATTCATCGGAGTCATTTCTGCCTGCACGCATACTGGACTCGCAAATGAAGGTCAAAGATATTTCGATATAATGGTTAAAGATCACCATATTGAGCCTAGAATGGAGCACTATTCTTGCATGGTTGATCTATATGGCCGGGCTGGAATGCTTGTAAAAGCCATGGAAATCATAAATGAGATGCCATTTCCAGCAAGTGCAAATGTGTGGCGAACTCTCTTGGCTGCTTCCTGTATTCACCGTAATCTAGAGGTGGGGAAACTTGCAGCAGACAAGCTCATTTCTCTGCAGCCACAAAATCCAGCTTCATATGTCCTGCTAACAAATATGTATGCTTCGGTAGGAAACTGGAAAGAAAGAGCCAAAGTAAGGAAATTGATGGAGGAGAAGAAAGTGAAAAAAGTAGCAGGGTACAGCTGGATTGAGGTGAAGAACAAGACCTACACATTTTTGGCTGGTGATGTTTCTCACCCGCTTTCTAATCAAATTTATGCAAAACTTGAAGAGCTGAGTTGCCAGTTGAAGGGTGCTGGTTATCAGCCTGATACTAGCTATGTGTTTCAGGATGTTGATGAGGAACACAAGGAGGCTATTCTCTCTCAACATAGTGAGAGGCTTGCCATTGCTTTTGGATTAATTGGCACTCCTCCTGGGACTCCTCTCCAAATTGTTAAGAACCTGAGAGTCTGTGGAGATTGCCACTCTGTTATTAAGTTAATATCAATTCTAGAAGGCCGGGACATTGTTGTCAGGGATTCAAATCGATTCCATCACTTTAAGGGGGGTTTATGCTCTTGTGGTGATTATTGGTGA